Part of the Puniceicoccales bacterium genome, TGAGCTGGGTTCAAAACGTCGTGAGACAGTTTGGTCCTCTATCCGCTGTGGGCGTTGGAAATTTGAGGGATTCATTTCTTAGTACGAGAGGACCGGAAATGACGAACCTCTGGTGTTCCGGTTATTGTGTCAGCAGTAGCGCCGGGTAGCTAAGTTCGGACTGGATAAGCGCTGAAAGCATCTAAGCGCCAAGCCATTCCCAAGATAAGATTTCCATGGAGGGTAACCTCCTGAAGAGTCCTGGCAGACCACCAGGTTGATAGGTCGGATGTGTAAGTGCAGTAATGTATTAAGCTAACCGATACTAATGACTCGAAAGTTTTTCTTCTTCGCAAATTTGACAATTTCTCTCTCCCAATGCATTGGACCGACAATTTCTGTGATCCACGGCGGATCGATGGATTGGCCGTGGTATTGGTAATGGCTTGAGGGTGATGTGCACAGCATCTACTCTGGTGATCATAGGTGAAGGGAAACACACGTTCCCATTCCGAACACGATCGTTAAGCCTTCAGCCGCCGATGGTAGTGCCGTCACGATATGGTGCGAGAGTAGGTTGTTGCCAGTATCTATGGCTCGGAGAGTTTTTGGACCTTCCGGGCCATCTTTTTGTTTCCATGGAATTTTCTATTTATGTTTATCCGCACAGACTGTTCCTGGTCCCACGAATAGACAAGATATCATTATGGCACAACAGGTTACGTTATACAATACTTGATGGTCCATCCAGCTGTGGCTTAGGCTATGGGCATAGGTCATTTTAATTATAAACATTAACAATAGCAGGAATGTATTTTTTTTAAAATGAAATCCGATGAGAAAAAATGTGCCAAAAATTATGAGCAACAGTGACAATAGAATTACCAATGTTTGGCTATGAATTTTTATTCCAAATATCAGCTTGCAAATGCCTTCGAAGGACTGGAGTGCGGTGGCTGAATCCGAAATATGGATAACGCCTTTGGCGATGATAAATCCTCCGACGATTAATCTCAATAGGAGTTTGCCGAGATTTTCTTTTTCAAAAAATTTTTCTATTTTATTCACGATGAAAATTGTGATACCAGATAAAAATTTTTCAATGGATTTTTAACGATGATACGACTTACTGTCAGAGTGATACCCAATGCATCAAAGACAGCTATTGTTTCAAATACTGATGGTATGCTTGTGGTTAAAATACAGCAGCCGGCCCAAGATGGCAAGGCCAACGATGGCCTATTGCGCCTTATTGCTAAGGAATTTAAGGTGGCCAAGTCACGAGTAAAGATTGTTCATGGACATAGATCCAGGGAAAAAATTTTGGAAATTGACGCAAATGATTTGCAAAAACCACTGGTCTAGCATTTCGTTGTAAATCCATGAGGCTTCAAAAATTTTTATCACAAAACGGTATATGTTCTCGGAGGAAGGCTGAGGCATTGATTCTGGAGGCTAGGGTGACAATCAACGACAGCTTTGCGAAGATCGGCGATTCGGTGGCCGAAGGCGATGTGGTAAAGGTTGATGGGCGCCGAATTAAGCCATTGCATAAGAAATTGTTAGTGGTCATGATGAATAAGCCAAGAGGAGTGCTATGTTCCCATGACGATGCATTTCATAGCGGTGCAACGATTTTTGATCTGTTACCCAAAGAGTATGCTGGTGAGAAACTTATATCCTGTGGCAGGTTGGATAAAGATAGCCAGGGCATGTTGATTCTGACCAATGATGGCGATTTTGCAAATAAACTCACCCATCCCAGGGCCAACATTGTAAAAATCTACATTGTTACATTAAGAACACGCTTCGATGCCAAAAATATTCCATTGATGCTGAATGGTATAATTGACGATGGCGAAACTCTTATTGCCAAAAAAATTGTCCCATTGGAAACCGATGAGGCCGGGCGCAGTTTAGTCGAGGTCCATCTGAACCAAGGTAAAAAGCGAGAAATAAGGCGGATGTTTGCTGCCTGTGGCTATCTTGTGCATCGGCTGAAGCGGGTGCAAATCGGAAAGCTAAAGCTGAAAAACCTAAAACCTGGTCAGTTGAAGGTATTGGATGAGCTTGAGATTTGTAAGTTGTTTGGTAAGAATGTGTTATAGTTCGCCGGTTTTGATTTAAGGAAAATGTGCTTGAAATTTTAATAAAAAATCAGCTCATTGAAGTCCAATGAAAAGGACACATCATTGCAATCAACTGCATAGGAACGATGTCGGTAAGACAGTAAGGTTAATAGGCTGGGTACAATCGGTTCGCGACCATGGTGGTCTCGGCTTCGTGGACCTACGAGACCGAGAAGGGATTACCCAGGTTGTGATTGATCCACAGCATGGCGCCCTTGGCAAATTATTGCATTCGCTCAAGGATGAATCTGTCATAGAAGTCATGGGTTCTGTTTCCGCCAGGCCCGCAGAGACAATAAATGAAGGGATTCCCACAGGTGAAATTGAAGTTATTGCCAATGAAGTAGTTGTTCATAACATTGCCGATACTTTACCATTTCCATTGGATGATAAAGCCGACAGGGTCAGCGAGGATATTCGCTTTGCCCATCGATATCTTGATCTGCGCCGTGGGAAAAATATAAATAATTTGAGAACCAGGCATAGAATTTCGAAAGCGATTCGCAATTATTTAGATGCCAATGATTTTGTGGAGATTGAGACGCCTTGTCTGTTTAAAGCCACACCGGAAGGTGCCAGAGAATTTTTGGTTCCAAGCCGGGTAAATCCTGGATTGTTCTATGCACTGAGCCAGTCGCCGCAGCAATACAAGCAGATGTTGATGGTTTCTGGCGTGGAAAAGTATTACTCACTGGCCAGATGTTTTAGGGATGAAGACCTTCGAGCCGACCGGCAGCAGGAATTTACCCAGGTGGATTTAGAGATGTCATTCATAGAATGTGAGGATATATATAATCTCATCGAAGGTATGATGAAAGCAGTTTTTTCCGAGGCTATGGATCTGAATATCGAAACTCCCTTCGAACGGATGCCCTTTGTGGATGCTATGAATAATTATGGATGCGATAAGCCTGATACCAGGTTTGATTTGAGGCTAAAGGATCTGTCAAAATTGTTCGAAATGTCTGAATTCAAAGTATTTAGTTCCTGTGTGCAGGCCGGTGGATCGGTGAAGGCAATCAATGCTAAGGGTTTGGCAGATATATCCCAGGGCGAAATGAAGGCCTTGGAGGATGCGGCGAAGTCCTTGGGAGCCAAGGGTCTTGCTTTTATCAAAGTTGAGCACGGAGAGTGGAAGTCTCCGATTCTTAAGTTCCTTTCTAAGAATGAGATAGATGGACTGGCCTCGATTTTAAATATCGAAGATGGTGATATGATATTTTTTGCTGCAAATGACTGGACAAAATGCTGTAATATTCTTGGTCGGATAAGGTTAGACGTTGCAAAGTTGTTGATAAACAGGAAAAAATTGCATATATCAAAAGACAGGTTTAATTTTCTTTGGATTGTGGATTTTCCGCTCATATCCTATGATGAGGACAGTGGTAGATATGTGGCGACCCATCATCCATTTACGGCACCAATAGATGATGATATTGCTTTGTTGAAAACCGATCCACAGAAGGTACGTGGGCAACATTATGATATGGTGCTCAATGGCTTTGAGATTGGTGGTGGTAGCCTAAGGATCCATGATCCAAATCTCCAGGAAATGATCATGAAGGATGTGTTAGCATTACCCGAGGACGTGATTCATGAAAGATTTGGTTATATGCTGCGGGCCTTCAGGTTTGGTGCTCCTCCCCACGGTGGGATTGCTCTGGGCCTGGATCGGTTGAGCGCAATAATTTGCGGAACCGATAGCATAAGAGATGTCATAGCCTTTCCAAAAACCCAAAAAGGCCAGGATCTCATGGCCCAAAGTCCATCGACTGTCAGTGACAAACAGCTGCGGGAATTGCACATATCACTAACCGAATAATTTTTTACATTTAATTATTTGCGAGGTGCTTCCAGCAGTTCCTTGATGTGTTTCATGAAAAACGAACCACCGCTTTGCTGGGTTTTAAGAGAATCTATTATATCGCCAAAAAGCATGTTTTTGTTTTGTTGAAGTATCTGAATCTTGGATTCGATGGTATCGTCGGATATTAATCTATATACAGTGACTTTTTTGTTTTGACCAATTCGATGGACTCGATCCATAGCTTGGCGTTCGACGGCCGGATTCCACCAGGGATCCATTAAAAAAACATATTCTGCTGCGGTCAATGTTATGCCGGTACCGCCGGCTTTTAGGCTTATTAAAATCAAACAAGGTCCTTCAAATTCTTGGAAATTTTTTACGACGTCATCTCTTTTTTTGGTGGCACCGGTTATTTCAAAAATCTTAATTCCTTCATATTCAGATTTTAAAAACTCGCGTATTCTCTTTAAAAAAGTTACAAATTGGCTAAATATTACAATTTTTTTACCATTATTCAATATTTCAGCAAGCTTTTGATTCAGAGATTCCAGCTTACAGCTTTCTTCGAAATCGGCCTCTATTCCTGGAACTATACCAGGGTCGCAGGCAATCTGTCTCAGTTTTGTAAGTATAGCCAATATGCCGAACTTGTTTATATCCTGGGTGTTGCCATCCACATCATATCTTTTTATTGCCTTTTCGAGAGTGGTCTCATACAAATTGCGCTGACGCGTTGTAAGGGTGCAGGGAAGATCGATTTCGATTTTTTCTGGAAGCTCTTCTGCCACAGATTCTTTTGTGCGCCGCAGCATAAATGGCCCGATTTGTTTTTTGATTTTTTCGGCAGCCCTATCGTCATTCTTTGAAAATTCGATGAATTTTGACTGGTCTTGGAGCAAACCTGGCATTAGAAATCTGAAAATACTCCATAGGTCTTGGATATTGTTTTCGATAGGCGTTCCGCTAAGAGCTAATCGCCAAGTCGAATCTATGGCCAAGCAGGCGGCAAATACCTTTGTGGATGGATTTTTTATGCACTGAGCTTCGTCGAGAATTGCCAGCTGAAATTTTTTACCGGAAAAAATTGCCTTATTCCTACGCAATTGGGTATAGCTTGTAATGATAAGATTACAGTCATCGATGGTCTTGTCTGCCGATGAAAATATTTT contains:
- a CDS encoding DUF167 domain-containing protein, whose amino-acid sequence is MIRLTVRVIPNASKTAIVSNTDGMLVVKIQQPAQDGKANDGLLRLIAKEFKVAKSRVKIVHGHRSREKILEIDANDLQKPLV
- the aspS gene encoding aspartate--tRNA ligase, which translates into the protein MKRTHHCNQLHRNDVGKTVRLIGWVQSVRDHGGLGFVDLRDREGITQVVIDPQHGALGKLLHSLKDESVIEVMGSVSARPAETINEGIPTGEIEVIANEVVVHNIADTLPFPLDDKADRVSEDIRFAHRYLDLRRGKNINNLRTRHRISKAIRNYLDANDFVEIETPCLFKATPEGAREFLVPSRVNPGLFYALSQSPQQYKQMLMVSGVEKYYSLARCFRDEDLRADRQQEFTQVDLEMSFIECEDIYNLIEGMMKAVFSEAMDLNIETPFERMPFVDAMNNYGCDKPDTRFDLRLKDLSKLFEMSEFKVFSSCVQAGGSVKAINAKGLADISQGEMKALEDAAKSLGAKGLAFIKVEHGEWKSPILKFLSKNEIDGLASILNIEDGDMIFFAANDWTKCCNILGRIRLDVAKLLINRKKLHISKDRFNFLWIVDFPLISYDEDSGRYVATHHPFTAPIDDDIALLKTDPQKVRGQHYDMVLNGFEIGGGSLRIHDPNLQEMIMKDVLALPEDVIHERFGYMLRAFRFGAPPHGGIALGLDRLSAIICGTDSIRDVIAFPKTQKGQDLMAQSPSTVSDKQLRELHISLTE
- a CDS encoding rRNA pseudouridine synthase — protein: MRLQKFLSQNGICSRRKAEALILEARVTINDSFAKIGDSVAEGDVVKVDGRRIKPLHKKLLVVMMNKPRGVLCSHDDAFHSGATIFDLLPKEYAGEKLISCGRLDKDSQGMLILTNDGDFANKLTHPRANIVKIYIVTLRTRFDAKNIPLMLNGIIDDGETLIAKKIVPLETDEAGRSLVEVHLNQGKKREIRRMFAACGYLVHRLKRVQIGKLKLKNLKPGQLKVLDELEICKLFGKNVL